From Panicum hallii strain FIL2 chromosome 2, PHallii_v3.1, whole genome shotgun sequence, a single genomic window includes:
- the LOC112883225 gene encoding protein app1-like gives MASTSSLPAMALVVALMLVLGSGTCHAARRLADATAPAAAPAAAIPAVPKPTVPAVPTVPQIPAVPTVTVPPMPAVPTVPTVPAVPAMPGAALPPVPAVVMPALPKVTLPPMPAVSGIPKVTLPPMPSMSIPGVPTVPFLAPPPKA, from the coding sequence ATGGCTTCCACCTCGAGCCTCCCCGCAATGGCCCTCGTCGTGGCACTCATGCTAGTCCTAGGCAGCGGCACATGCCACGCGGCTCGCCGGCTTGCCGACGCCACGGCGCCCGCCGCAGCACCGGCAGCTGCCATCCCGGCCGTGCCGAAGCCGACGGTGCCGGCAGTTCCCACCGTGCCACAGATCCCTGCCGTGCCCACGGTGACCGTGCCGCCGATGCCTGCGGTGCCGACCGTGCCAACGGTGCCCGCTGTGCCAGCCATGCCGGGCGCCGCGCTTCCACCGGTTCCCGCCGTCGTCATGCCTGCCCTACCCAAGGTGACGTTGCCGCCGATGCCGGCGGTCTCTGGCATCCCGAAGGTGACGCTGCCGCCGATGCCGTCCATGTCCATCCCCGGCGTGCCAACAGTCCCCTTCCTCGCGCCACCTCCCAAGGCCTAA